In Candidatus Methylomirabilota bacterium, the DNA window CGCCGCCATGACCAAGCGGGTGAAGATCGTGCTGCTCGGCAACCCGCTGCCGCTCGCCGACAACCCGGTGCGCCTGGCCGAGGAGCTGGCCATGATCGACATGGTCTCGCGCGGCCGGCTCGTCTCCGGCTTCGTGCGCGGCGGCGGCCAGGAGCAGCTGGCCACCGGGGTGAACCCGGCCTACAACCGCGAGCGCTTCGAGGAGGCCCACGAGCTGATCGTGCGGGCGTGGACGCAGGAGGGCCCGTTCCGGTTCGAGGGCAACCACTACCAGCATCGGGTGGTGAATCCGTGGGCGGTGCCGCTGCAGAAGCCGCACCCGCGCGTGTGGATCCCGGGCGTGCTCAGCAAGGAGACGATCATCTGGGCGGCGCGCCAGCGCTATCCCTACATCGCGCTCAGCACCGCCATCGACGCGACCAAGAAGATCTGGGAGCTCTACGACTCGGTCGCGGCCGAGGCGGGCTACACCGGCGGCCCGGAGAACCGCGGGTACCTGCAGCGCTGCCACGTCGCGGAGACCGAGGAGAAGGCGCTGGCCAACGCGCGGCAGTTCATGTGGATGCAGGGCGAGTTCACCGGCCTGGCGCATCCGGTGTGGTCGAGCCCCTCCGGCTACTTCTCGCCGTCCTACCGCAAGGCCTTCGTGGAGTACGCGGTCGGGCGCGGCTCGAATCCGCGC includes these proteins:
- a CDS encoding LLM class flavin-dependent oxidoreductase; its protein translation is MHLMYFTEQPMSAYPEEEGRQRGATALMFSNRHFDPVAGSRLYNEYLEHYRLAEEVGFDGIMLNEHHNAPFCMQAKCNIFASILAAMTKRVKIVLLGNPLPLADNPVRLAEELAMIDMVSRGRLVSGFVRGGGQEQLATGVNPAYNRERFEEAHELIVRAWTQEGPFRFEGNHYQHRVVNPWAVPLQKPHPRVWIPGVLSKETIIWAARQRYPYIALSTAIDATKKIWELYDSVAAEAGYTGGPENRGYLQRCHVAETEEKALANARQFMWMQGEFTGLAHPVWSSPSGYFSPSYRKAFVEYAVGRGSNPRAASFEDQLRDQQIIAGTPKTVLPKFRRLLEETRPSILGLWASDGFVSNQDATTCIRLLGQEVLPAVREMGKELGLWSPFEANAPISISQPAPAAARNGA